One genomic region from Anabaena sp. PCC 7108 encodes:
- a CDS encoding inorganic phosphate transporter, giving the protein MIILAFLAFYVAFNLGANDVANAMGTSVGSKAVTLKQAIIIAGILEFTGAVLFGHGVTETLGTKIANPELFTTTPQTLLLGMATVLISSGIWLQIATSRGLPVSSSHAVVGAIAGFSWVALGINAIDWSAIGLITIGWILTPVISGIIAAFFYSLIQRWILEQPNPHIQLQEWIPWLSTILLSVFGVIVLPSLTQPLTTFLIEEVGLNIPAHDIPIFIGATAAIGLTIYNWKKLNSPITNHQSPITNPTEQLFGRFQLLSACFVAFAHGSNDVGNAIAPLAVISYIQRTGSVPIDGITIPIWILILGGIGIVAGLAIWGKKVIATIGENIISLQPSSGFCAELATATTILLASRLGLPVSTSHALVGGVVGIGLVQNFKSLKLQTLQGIAAAWVITVPISAILSATIFSIIRMILNLK; this is encoded by the coding sequence ATGATTATTCTCGCCTTCTTAGCTTTTTATGTAGCTTTTAATCTGGGCGCAAATGATGTAGCCAATGCTATGGGGACTTCTGTAGGTTCTAAAGCTGTCACCCTCAAACAAGCAATTATCATTGCCGGCATCTTAGAATTTACAGGTGCGGTATTATTCGGACATGGGGTAACAGAAACCTTGGGGACAAAAATTGCTAACCCCGAACTATTTACCACCACACCGCAAACCTTACTGTTAGGCATGGCAACGGTACTGATATCATCAGGGATATGGCTACAGATTGCCACATCACGCGGTTTACCTGTATCCTCATCTCATGCCGTTGTGGGTGCGATCGCTGGATTTAGTTGGGTAGCCTTGGGAATAAATGCTATAGACTGGTCAGCTATTGGTTTAATTACCATCGGTTGGATTTTAACACCTGTAATTAGTGGGATAATAGCGGCTTTTTTTTACAGTCTGATTCAGCGCTGGATTTTAGAACAACCGAATCCCCACATACAGTTACAAGAATGGATTCCTTGGTTAAGCACAATTTTACTGAGTGTATTTGGTGTAATTGTCCTACCATCCCTCACCCAACCACTGACAACGTTTTTAATTGAAGAAGTCGGTTTAAACATCCCTGCACACGACATCCCCATATTTATAGGTGCAACAGCCGCAATTGGACTGACAATATATAACTGGAAAAAACTTAATTCCCCAATTACCAATCACCAATCACCAATTACCAATCCCACAGAGCAATTATTCGGACGCTTCCAATTATTAAGTGCTTGCTTTGTCGCCTTTGCACATGGTTCAAATGATGTTGGGAATGCGATCGCACCCCTAGCAGTCATATCCTACATCCAGCGTACAGGTAGCGTACCCATTGATGGTATTACCATCCCCATCTGGATTCTGATTCTTGGTGGTATTGGTATTGTCGCTGGTTTAGCAATCTGGGGTAAAAAAGTAATTGCCACCATCGGCGAAAATATTATATCTTTACAACCGAGTAGCGGATTTTGTGCCGAACTGGCCACCGCCACCACAATCTTACTTGCTTCCCGACTGGGTTTACCTGTATCCACATCTCACGCCCTCGTTGGAGGTGTAGTGGGCATTGGACTAGTACAAAACTTCAAATCACTGAAATTGCAAACCCTCCAAGGAATCGCCGCCGCCTGGGTAATTACAGTCCCCATTAGTGCCATTCTCAGCGCTACCATCTTCAGCATTATCCGGATGATCTTAAATTTAAAATGA
- a CDS encoding S-layer homology domain-containing protein → MKKLLATLSLVSLVQNYPVMAQTQTSEQLPIQGSDYIQKVINAKLIANFPDGQFYPNSLISRAELASILVKAFHLEKRQAVEQKKAKFIPDVPSSHPGYQDIQIVLKTDIMKGYRGNMFFPNQRVSRAEGLAIFAQAYGVFQFPNDTVNEILTPHPDAENIPTWARKAIATVVSEGFINTDTQGNINPLSPMTRADMAYVLSKYLQRQQKQPETPVVPGVPQL, encoded by the coding sequence ATGAAAAAATTACTAGCTACATTGAGTTTAGTAAGCCTAGTGCAAAACTACCCAGTAATGGCGCAGACACAAACTTCAGAACAACTACCTATCCAGGGTTCAGATTATATACAAAAGGTGATTAACGCCAAATTAATTGCCAATTTTCCCGATGGTCAATTTTATCCAAATAGCTTAATTAGTCGGGCTGAATTAGCATCAATTTTAGTGAAAGCTTTTCATTTAGAAAAACGCCAAGCTGTTGAACAAAAAAAAGCAAAATTTATACCAGATGTGCCGAGTTCTCACCCTGGATATCAAGATATTCAGATAGTTCTCAAAACCGACATTATGAAAGGCTATCGAGGGAATATGTTCTTTCCCAATCAAAGAGTATCCAGGGCTGAAGGGTTAGCAATTTTTGCCCAGGCCTATGGAGTGTTTCAGTTCCCCAATGATACCGTCAACGAAATTTTGACACCTCACCCAGATGCAGAGAATATACCCACCTGGGCTAGAAAAGCGATCGCTACCGTAGTCAGTGAAGGATTTATCAATACAGATACCCAAGGTAATATTAACCCCTTAAGCCCCATGACTCGTGCTGACATGGCTTACGTCTTAAGTAAATATTTGCAACGCCAACAAAAACAACCAGAGACACCAGTAGTCCCTGGTGTACCCCAATTATGA
- a CDS encoding zinc-dependent dehydrogenase, with amino-acid sequence MKAQVFRGVNQLSYEEVPVPTLEADEVLVQVRVVGLCQSDIKKIRYPLYEPPRIFGHETAGTIASVGANVKGWTVGQRVAVMHHIPCMRCSYCLNDNFSMCDVYKNISTTAGFNASGGGFAEYVKVPGHIVENGGLIPIPDDISFEEASFVEPTNCCLKAVKKAQIAPGQTVLITGAGPIGLMFMMLVKYFGARAIATDLLPSRIEKALEVGAEAAFDARDPDLPAKIQALTGGMGVDVTLLAVPSDKAFFQALDCTRKGGKILFFAEFPDELTIPINPNTLYRREIDLMGSYSSSYRLQSLSADIVFNRRIDVKALISDRYPLQDLSQAVDQAIAPTPETYKILIYP; translated from the coding sequence GTGAAAGCACAAGTATTTAGAGGCGTTAATCAATTATCCTACGAAGAAGTCCCCGTTCCCACCCTAGAAGCAGATGAAGTACTAGTACAGGTGAGGGTTGTAGGTTTGTGTCAGTCAGATATTAAAAAAATTCGTTATCCTTTGTATGAACCGCCACGTATATTTGGACATGAAACGGCTGGAACGATCGCATCTGTGGGTGCTAATGTGAAAGGGTGGACGGTAGGACAACGGGTAGCGGTGATGCACCATATACCATGTATGCGTTGCTCCTACTGCTTAAATGATAATTTCTCCATGTGTGATGTTTATAAAAATATCTCAACTACCGCAGGTTTTAACGCCAGTGGCGGCGGTTTTGCTGAGTATGTAAAAGTTCCAGGTCATATTGTGGAGAATGGGGGTTTAATTCCTATCCCCGATGATATTAGTTTTGAAGAAGCGAGTTTTGTAGAACCGACTAATTGCTGTTTAAAAGCGGTGAAAAAGGCTCAAATTGCACCGGGACAGACTGTGTTAATCACTGGGGCTGGGCCAATTGGGTTAATGTTTATGATGTTGGTGAAGTATTTTGGAGCCAGAGCGATCGCTACTGACCTTTTACCATCTAGAATTGAAAAAGCTCTAGAAGTGGGTGCAGAAGCAGCTTTCGATGCTCGTGATCCTGATTTACCTGCAAAAATTCAAGCTTTAACTGGGGGTATGGGTGTTGATGTCACCTTGTTAGCTGTTCCCAGTGACAAAGCATTTTTCCAAGCTTTAGACTGTACTCGCAAAGGTGGAAAAATCTTGTTTTTCGCCGAGTTTCCTGATGAGTTGACAATTCCCATTAATCCGAATACTCTCTATCGTCGGGAAATTGATTTGATGGGTAGTTATAGCTCATCATACCGTTTACAAAGTCTTTCCGCCGATATTGTCTTTAATCGCCGCATTGATGTCAAAGCCTTAATTAGCGATCGCTATCCCCTACAAGATTTATCACAAGCCGTAGACCAAGCGATCGCACCCACACCGGAAACGTATAAAATTCTAATTTATCCGTAA
- a CDS encoding helix-turn-helix domain-containing protein: protein MKTIISGQNLPVESVMASEQEQSSIKHLERILQLEGSQPKLVGADGKEIQIPETVYHVLHQAVHALASGKIISVVIQDRELTTQKAADLLKVSRPYLIKLLDQGEIPHIMVGTHRRVRFDDLMKYKEQRDIKRRKCLQELIEVSEEAGLYDYEE from the coding sequence ATGAAGACCATCATATCTGGGCAAAACCTGCCTGTAGAGTCGGTAATGGCTTCAGAACAGGAACAGTCATCTATTAAGCACCTTGAACGTATACTTCAGCTTGAAGGCTCCCAACCAAAACTAGTAGGAGCAGACGGTAAAGAAATTCAGATTCCCGAAACGGTGTATCATGTATTACACCAGGCTGTTCATGCACTGGCATCAGGTAAAATAATATCTGTAGTCATTCAGGATAGAGAACTGACAACACAAAAAGCAGCAGACCTGCTGAAAGTTTCACGTCCTTACCTGATTAAGTTATTAGACCAGGGTGAAATTCCTCATATTATGGTAGGAACACATCGACGTGTTCGTTTTGATGATTTGATGAAATATAAAGAACAACGAGATATCAAGCGTAGAAAATGCCTACAAGAACTTATTGAAGTAAGTGAAGAAGCGGGACTTTATGATTACGAGGAGTGA
- the dxs gene encoding 1-deoxy-D-xylulose-5-phosphate synthase, with amino-acid sequence MHLSEITHPNQLHGLSIRQLQQIAHQIRDKHLQTVAATGGHLGPGLGVVELTLGLYQTLDLDRDKVIWDVGHQAYPHKLLTGRYSDFHTLRQKDGVAGYLKRCENKFDHFGAGHASTSISAALGMALARDLKGEKFKAVAVIGDGALTGGMALEAINHAGHLPKTNLLVVLNDNEMSISPNVGAIPRYLNKMRLSPPVQFIKDNLEEQFKHIPFVGESLSPELERIKEGMKRLAVPKVGAVFEELGFTYVGPVDGHNLEELIATFQQAHQIIGPVLVHVVTTKGKGYELAEKDQVGYHAQTPFNLTTGKAIPSSKPKPPAYAKVFSHTLVKLAEQNPKIVGITAAMATGTGLDKLQAKLPNQYIDVGIAEQHAVTLAAGLACEGMRPVAAIYSTFLQRAFDQIIHDVCIQNLPVFFCLDRAGIVGADGPTHQGMYDIAYLRCIPNMVVMAPKDEAELQRMVVTGINHTSSPISMRFPRGNGHGVPLMEEGWEPLEIGKGEILRQGDDVLIVGYGTMVYPSMQAAEILSEHGIEATVINARFVKPLDTELILPLAQQIGRVVTLEEGCLMGGFGSAVAEALLDADVLVPVKRIGVPDILVDHATPDQSFAALGLSSRQIAETILQAFFKKQAATVV; translated from the coding sequence ATGCACCTGAGTGAAATCACCCACCCTAACCAGTTGCATGGTTTGTCGATTCGGCAATTGCAACAAATTGCTCATCAGATTCGAGATAAGCACTTACAAACCGTAGCCGCAACTGGGGGACATTTAGGTCCCGGTTTGGGAGTTGTAGAACTAACCCTTGGACTTTACCAGACGTTGGACTTAGATCGAGATAAAGTCATTTGGGATGTGGGACATCAAGCTTATCCCCACAAACTACTCACAGGACGCTACAGTGACTTCCACACTCTCAGACAAAAAGACGGAGTTGCAGGTTATCTCAAGCGTTGTGAAAACAAATTTGACCACTTTGGTGCTGGACACGCTTCTACCAGTATCTCAGCCGCCTTGGGTATGGCTTTAGCCCGCGACTTAAAAGGGGAAAAATTTAAAGCCGTTGCTGTGATTGGAGATGGTGCTTTAACCGGTGGTATGGCTTTAGAAGCCATCAACCACGCTGGACACTTACCCAAAACTAACCTGCTGGTGGTTCTCAATGACAATGAGATGTCCATCTCCCCCAACGTTGGTGCTATTCCCCGCTATCTCAACAAAATGCGCCTTAGCCCACCGGTGCAATTTATCAAAGATAATTTAGAGGAACAGTTCAAACATATTCCTTTTGTTGGTGAATCTCTTTCCCCAGAACTAGAACGCATCAAAGAAGGAATGAAGCGTTTAGCGGTTCCCAAAGTTGGTGCAGTTTTTGAAGAACTGGGCTTTACCTACGTGGGGCCTGTGGACGGGCATAATTTAGAAGAGTTGATTGCTACCTTCCAACAAGCACATCAAATTATTGGCCCGGTTTTGGTTCATGTGGTGACAACTAAAGGTAAAGGCTATGAACTAGCTGAAAAAGACCAAGTAGGCTACCACGCCCAAACCCCCTTTAACTTAACCACCGGTAAGGCTATTCCTTCCAGTAAACCCAAACCTCCAGCTTACGCTAAAGTTTTTTCTCACACTTTGGTAAAACTGGCAGAACAAAATCCCAAAATCGTCGGGATTACGGCAGCAATGGCCACCGGTACAGGTTTAGATAAACTCCAAGCTAAATTACCCAATCAATATATCGATGTGGGTATTGCTGAACAACACGCTGTGACTTTAGCAGCTGGTTTAGCCTGTGAAGGAATGCGCCCTGTTGCTGCTATCTATTCCACTTTCTTACAACGCGCCTTTGACCAAATTATTCACGATGTCTGCATCCAAAACCTACCCGTATTCTTCTGTTTAGATCGAGCAGGTATTGTTGGTGCTGATGGTCCGACTCACCAAGGTATGTATGACATCGCCTATCTACGTTGTATTCCCAACATGGTAGTGATGGCTCCCAAGGACGAAGCGGAATTACAACGGATGGTGGTGACTGGTATTAACCACACCAGTAGCCCCATTTCTATGCGTTTCCCACGCGGTAATGGTCACGGTGTACCTTTGATGGAAGAAGGTTGGGAACCTTTGGAAATCGGTAAAGGGGAAATTCTCCGCCAGGGTGATGATGTGTTAATCGTCGGTTACGGCACAATGGTTTACCCCAGTATGCAAGCGGCAGAAATTCTCAGCGAACATGGCATTGAAGCTACTGTGATTAATGCCCGGTTTGTTAAGCCTTTGGATACTGAGTTGATTTTACCTTTGGCTCAACAAATTGGCCGAGTTGTCACTTTGGAAGAAGGCTGTTTAATGGGTGGCTTTGGTTCTGCGGTGGCTGAAGCTTTACTTGATGCTGATGTTTTGGTTCCTGTGAAGCGGATTGGTGTCCCAGATATTTTGGTAGATCATGCCACACCAGATCAATCTTTTGCAGCCTTAGGTTTAAGCAGTCGGCAAATTGCAGAAACTATTTTGCAAGCTTTCTTTAAGAAACAAGCTGCTACTGTTGTCTAA
- the rpiA gene encoding ribose-5-phosphate isomerase RpiA, whose protein sequence is MSVAADPVKLMKQEVGKAAAALVKSGSIVGLGTGSTTAYTIQYLGERLKSGELKDIVGIPTSFQSEVLAKQYGVPLTTLDAIDHIDIAIDGADEVDPHKNLIKGGGAAHTREKVVDYLAEQFIVVVDAGKLVDRLGSSFAVPVEVIPMAITPVLNAIKKLGGKPELRMGVRKAGPVITDQGNMVVDVRFDNISDPVNLEKTLNNIPGVLENGIFVNCVDLVLIGEVIDGKPIVRQM, encoded by the coding sequence ATGTCCGTAGCAGCAGACCCCGTGAAGTTGATGAAGCAAGAAGTTGGCAAAGCCGCCGCCGCCCTGGTAAAATCTGGTTCCATAGTTGGGTTGGGTACGGGGTCAACTACAGCCTATACAATTCAATATTTAGGAGAACGCCTCAAGTCTGGTGAACTTAAAGATATTGTTGGAATCCCCACCTCGTTTCAGTCGGAAGTTCTAGCAAAACAGTACGGCGTTCCTCTGACGACTCTCGACGCTATTGACCATATTGATATTGCTATTGATGGTGCTGATGAAGTTGATCCCCACAAAAACTTGATTAAAGGCGGTGGTGCTGCACATACCCGCGAAAAAGTGGTAGATTATCTGGCAGAGCAGTTTATTGTCGTGGTCGATGCTGGTAAGTTAGTAGACCGCTTGGGTTCTAGTTTTGCTGTCCCAGTGGAAGTTATCCCTATGGCTATTACTCCCGTTCTCAATGCAATTAAAAAACTCGGTGGTAAACCTGAACTCCGCATGGGTGTAAGGAAAGCCGGCCCAGTCATCACCGACCAAGGTAATATGGTTGTCGATGTGAGATTTGATAATATTAGCGACCCTGTGAATTTAGAAAAAACACTGAATAATATTCCTGGTGTTTTGGAAAATGGCATCTTTGTAAATTGTGTTGATTTGGTTTTGATTGGCGAAGTTATCGATGGTAAACCTATTGTTCGTCAGATGTAG
- a CDS encoding PIN domain-containing protein produces MPNVILDACVLFPMYLRDTLLSTAEAGLYVPYWSQKILDEAMGNLINKGYISSEGAKKLEEVIKTAFPEAMVEVPQELESVMKNHPKDRHVLAAGIVDKGDIVVTQNIKDFQKQVLKPWNIKAQSPDDFLCDISEEYPEIMVQVLLTQSQKYKRTPLTLFQLLDKLSNPIPRFVQKIHTFIT; encoded by the coding sequence ATGCCTAATGTTATCTTAGATGCCTGTGTTTTGTTTCCAATGTACTTACGAGATACCTTACTTTCTACTGCTGAGGCTGGTTTGTATGTACCTTATTGGTCACAAAAAATCCTAGATGAAGCAATGGGAAATCTCATCAATAAAGGATATATTTCTAGCGAAGGAGCTAAGAAGTTAGAGGAAGTTATCAAAACTGCTTTTCCAGAGGCTATGGTTGAAGTACCTCAAGAACTGGAGTCTGTGATGAAAAATCACCCTAAGGATCGTCATGTTCTCGCTGCTGGTATAGTTGATAAAGGAGATATTGTAGTTACTCAAAATATTAAAGATTTTCAGAAACAAGTTTTGAAGCCTTGGAATATAAAAGCACAGTCACCTGATGATTTCCTCTGTGATATATCTGAAGAATACCCTGAAATAATGGTTCAAGTTTTACTCACACAATCTCAAAAATATAAAAGAACTCCTTTAACTTTATTTCAACTACTTGATAAATTAAGTAACCCAATACCAAGATTTGTTCAAAAAATCCATACTTTCATAACCTAA